From Chryseobacterium joostei, the proteins below share one genomic window:
- a CDS encoding efflux RND transporter periplasmic adaptor subunit, giving the protein MKRVTSGIALSILLLAVSCNKKKEEKEEVTTYPVTSPVVMDTVINKEYVAQIQSVKNIEVRAQEKGFLEKIFVDEGQYVQAGQTLFRIMPKLYQAELLKAKAEVEQASIELKNASTLAGNNIVSKNEKAMAKAKLDAANAEMKLAQIHLSFTDIKAPFSGIINRIPLKLGSLVDEGDLLTSLSDNTSIYTYFNVSEPEYLSYQTHAADRGSNQVSLITANGETYSQKGEIQTIEGEFDNETGNIAFRAKFPNPDKLLRNGETGKVQMTMPVHNALIIPQKATYEIQDQKYVFVIDKNGVAKSRNIKIGYELQDLYVVSSGISKGDQILLEGVQKVKDDQKVKTKFQDPKKVLQSLKLKAE; this is encoded by the coding sequence ATAAAAAGAGTTACCTCAGGCATTGCACTGAGTATCCTGTTACTTGCTGTTAGTTGCAACAAGAAAAAGGAAGAAAAAGAAGAAGTAACAACCTATCCGGTAACTTCACCGGTAGTGATGGATACTGTGATTAACAAAGAATATGTAGCTCAGATCCAATCTGTAAAGAACATTGAGGTTCGGGCACAGGAGAAAGGTTTTCTTGAGAAAATCTTTGTAGACGAAGGGCAGTATGTTCAGGCCGGACAAACCTTATTCCGCATTATGCCAAAACTGTATCAGGCTGAGTTACTAAAGGCAAAAGCTGAAGTAGAGCAAGCCTCCATTGAGCTGAAAAATGCAAGTACATTAGCTGGAAACAATATTGTTTCTAAAAATGAAAAAGCAATGGCAAAAGCTAAACTGGATGCAGCCAATGCAGAAATGAAACTGGCACAAATTCACCTGTCTTTTACAGATATCAAGGCTCCGTTCTCCGGAATAATCAATAGAATTCCTTTAAAGCTTGGAAGCTTGGTGGATGAAGGTGATCTTTTAACTTCATTATCAGATAATACAAGTATCTATACGTATTTCAACGTTTCTGAACCTGAATACTTGAGTTATCAAACCCATGCAGCAGACAGAGGAAGCAATCAGGTTTCCTTGATTACCGCTAATGGAGAAACCTATTCACAAAAAGGAGAGATCCAGACTATTGAAGGAGAATTTGACAATGAAACAGGGAATATTGCTTTCCGTGCAAAATTTCCCAATCCGGATAAACTCTTGAGAAACGGTGAAACCGGAAAGGTTCAGATGACCATGCCGGTTCACAATGCATTGATCATTCCGCAGAAAGCAACCTATGAAATCCAGGATCAGAAATATGTATTTGTGATAGACAAAAACGGAGTAGCAAAATCCCGAAATATAAAAATTGGCTATGAACTTCAGGATTTGTATGTGGTAAGCTCTGGTATTTCAAAAGGAGATCAAATTCTTTTGGAGGGTGTTCAGAAAGTGAAGGATGATCAGAAAGTGAAAACAAAATTCCAGGATCCTAAAAAAGTTCTTCAATCATTGAAATTAAAAGCAGAGTAA
- a CDS encoding efflux RND transporter permease subunit — MFKKFIRRPVLSIVISLIIVFLGILSLVKLPVTQFPSISPPKVNITAEYPGANNELLIKSVVIPLERGLNGVPGMKYMTSDAGNDGEASIQVVFDLGTDPNVAAVNVQNRVSSVVNKLPPLVVREGVKITREEPNMLMYINLYSDDPKADQKFLFNYADINVMSELRRVSGVGFADILGTREYAMRIWLKPDRLTAYNISADEVMESLNEQSLEASPGKTGESSGKRSQSFEYVLKYPGRFNNEKDYGNIILRAKPDGESIRLKDVADIEFGSSMYDIYSTLNGKPSAAITVKQSYGSNASDVIKNVKTLMAELEKNNFPKGMHYDISYDVSRFLDASMEKVIHTLFEAFILVAIVVFLFLGDWRSTLIPALAVPVSLVGTFAIMSAFGITLNMISLFALVMAIGVVVDDAIVVIEAVHAKMEEKHLSPLKATEEAMHEISGAIIAITLVMASVFIPIAFMSGPVGVFYRQFSITMASSIILSGVVALTLTPALCALILRNNHGKAKKKTLISIFLDKFNNLFTKGAGKYEKMLNKTVTKKTITLPLLLAFCACTYFLSNSLPSGFIPAEDQGMIYAIIQTPPGSTLERTNQIAKELLRESEDVDGVQSVSSLAGYEILTEGTGSNSGTCLINLKSWEERKESAAEIIEKLEEKAKNIPGANIEFFQPPSIPGYGAAGGFELRLLDKAGSGDYHKMEQVSNDFVKELKKRPELGSAFTFYSASFPQYMLKVDNDLAEQKGVTIAKAMDNLSTLIGSNYETSFIRFDRPYKVIVQAGPQYRALPTDLLKLYVKNDKDQMVPYSDFMHLEKVYGLSEITRHNMYNSAEVSGTPAPGYSSGQAIQAIKEVADKTLPRGFGIDWAGISKDEVSRGNEAVFIFLVCLGFVYLILSAQYESFILPLPVILSLPTGIFGAFLCLKLLGLENNIYAQVAMVMLIGLLGKNAVLIVEFAVQKKAEEGIPVAKAAIEGAAIRFRPILMTSFAFVAGLIPLVIATGPGAVGNRTIGTAAAGGMLIGTVFGLMIIPGLYYIFGTIAEKSRLAKYEEENPLTEQTEPYEHDGKFED; from the coding sequence ATGTTTAAGAAATTCATCCGCAGACCTGTTCTGTCTATTGTAATCTCATTGATTATTGTGTTTTTAGGGATCTTGTCATTGGTAAAACTTCCGGTGACCCAGTTCCCATCTATTTCTCCACCTAAGGTAAACATCACCGCAGAATACCCTGGAGCCAACAACGAATTATTGATTAAATCTGTTGTTATTCCATTAGAAAGAGGGTTAAACGGTGTTCCGGGCATGAAGTACATGACCTCGGATGCCGGTAATGATGGAGAAGCTTCTATTCAGGTAGTATTTGACTTGGGAACAGATCCCAACGTAGCTGCCGTAAACGTTCAAAACCGTGTATCTTCAGTAGTAAATAAATTACCACCGCTGGTAGTTCGTGAAGGGGTGAAAATTACCCGTGAAGAACCGAATATGTTGATGTACATTAACCTGTACAGTGACGATCCTAAAGCCGATCAGAAATTCCTGTTCAATTATGCAGATATCAATGTGATGTCCGAATTGAGAAGGGTAAGTGGGGTTGGTTTTGCCGATATCCTTGGAACCCGTGAATATGCAATGCGTATCTGGCTTAAGCCGGACAGACTGACTGCCTACAATATTTCAGCTGATGAAGTAATGGAGTCCCTGAATGAACAAAGTTTGGAAGCATCTCCGGGTAAAACGGGAGAAAGTTCTGGAAAACGTTCGCAGTCTTTTGAATACGTACTAAAGTATCCGGGTCGTTTTAATAATGAAAAAGATTATGGAAATATCATTCTAAGGGCAAAGCCTGATGGTGAGTCTATACGTTTGAAAGATGTTGCAGATATTGAATTCGGAAGTTCAATGTATGATATTTATTCTACGTTGAATGGTAAACCTTCTGCTGCAATCACTGTAAAACAGTCTTATGGATCCAATGCGAGTGACGTTATCAAAAATGTAAAAACTTTAATGGCAGAACTGGAAAAAAATAATTTTCCAAAAGGGATGCATTATGATATCAGCTATGATGTTTCCAGATTCCTTGATGCCTCAATGGAAAAGGTTATACATACTTTATTTGAAGCCTTTATATTGGTAGCAATTGTTGTATTTCTTTTTCTTGGAGACTGGCGTTCGACATTAATTCCGGCACTGGCAGTTCCGGTGTCATTAGTAGGAACCTTTGCGATAATGTCAGCTTTCGGAATTACGCTAAATATGATATCACTCTTCGCCTTAGTAATGGCGATTGGGGTAGTTGTAGATGATGCCATTGTTGTAATAGAAGCAGTTCATGCCAAGATGGAGGAAAAGCATCTCTCTCCATTAAAGGCCACGGAAGAAGCAATGCACGAGATCAGTGGGGCAATTATTGCAATTACGTTGGTAATGGCATCTGTATTTATCCCGATTGCATTCATGTCCGGACCAGTGGGAGTATTTTATCGTCAGTTTTCTATTACGATGGCTTCCTCCATTATCTTATCAGGAGTTGTAGCCCTTACGCTTACACCGGCATTATGTGCTTTAATCCTGAGAAATAATCATGGGAAAGCAAAAAAGAAAACACTGATAAGTATTTTCCTAGATAAGTTCAATAACCTATTTACAAAAGGTGCCGGAAAATATGAGAAAATGCTTAATAAAACGGTTACGAAAAAAACGATTACGTTACCATTGTTACTGGCATTTTGTGCATGTACTTATTTCTTGAGTAACTCCCTTCCTTCAGGATTTATTCCGGCAGAAGATCAGGGAATGATTTATGCAATTATTCAGACGCCTCCGGGATCTACTTTGGAAAGAACCAATCAGATTGCTAAGGAGCTTTTAAGAGAATCTGAAGATGTTGATGGGGTACAGTCTGTTTCTTCTCTTGCAGGATACGAGATTCTTACAGAGGGTACAGGATCTAACTCAGGAACCTGTCTGATCAACCTTAAAAGTTGGGAAGAACGTAAGGAGTCTGCAGCGGAGATCATTGAAAAACTGGAAGAAAAAGCTAAAAATATTCCGGGAGCCAATATTGAATTTTTCCAGCCACCATCCATTCCTGGGTATGGTGCTGCAGGAGGGTTTGAGTTACGTTTACTGGATAAAGCAGGAAGCGGCGATTACCATAAAATGGAACAGGTAAGTAATGACTTTGTTAAAGAATTGAAGAAACGACCGGAGCTAGGATCTGCATTTACATTTTATTCAGCCAGTTTTCCACAATATATGCTTAAGGTAGATAATGATCTTGCAGAACAAAAAGGAGTAACAATTGCAAAGGCGATGGATAATTTATCAACATTGATAGGTTCCAACTATGAGACCAGCTTTATCCGTTTCGACAGGCCATACAAGGTAATTGTTCAGGCAGGTCCACAATATCGTGCGTTACCTACTGATCTTTTAAAATTATATGTTAAAAATGATAAGGATCAAATGGTACCTTATTCGGACTTCATGCATCTTGAAAAAGTATATGGTTTATCAGAAATCACAAGGCACAATATGTATAATTCAGCAGAGGTGAGTGGAACTCCGGCGCCGGGATATAGTAGTGGTCAGGCAATTCAAGCCATTAAGGAAGTTGCAGATAAAACACTCCCAAGAGGATTTGGTATTGACTGGGCAGGTATTTCCAAAGATGAAGTAAGCCGTGGAAACGAAGCCGTATTTATATTCCTGGTGTGTTTAGGGTTTGTATATCTGATTCTTTCTGCGCAGTATGAGAGTTTTATTCTTCCGTTACCGGTAATTTTATCCTTACCTACGGGTATTTTCGGAGCATTTTTATGCTTGAAGCTTCTAGGATTGGAGAATAATATCTATGCACAGGTGGCTATGGTTATGCTTATCGGGCTTTTGGGTAAGAATGCCGTATTGATCGTAGAATTTGCTGTACAGAAAAAAGCAGAAGAGGGAATTCCGGTTGCAAAAGCTGCTATAGAGGGAGCTGCTATCCGTTTCCGTCCGATCTTGATGACTTCCTTTGCCTTTGTTGCGGGATTGATTCCTTTGGTTATTGCAACAGGCCCTGGAGCCGTAGGAAATAGAACCATTGGTACAGCAGCAGCAGGAGGGATGTTGATAGGTACGGTCTTCGGGTTGATGATTATTCCGGGATTGTATTACATCTTTGGAACCATTGCTGAAAAGTCGAGACTGGCAAAATATGAAGAGGAAAATCCTTTAACAGAACAAACTGAACCTTATGAACATGATGGAAAATTTGAAGACTAA
- the porN gene encoding type IX secretion system ring subunit PorN/GldN — protein sequence MKKYISTLLVLVSGFAFSQTILNASSPEEFRQMRAENKQKVGDTIIDKTVKPLEYGFVEDKDILKSMFVWEIIDMNDKINQPFYYDNPDGLLSTPTRSLYQLLLDAALTGKIEQVYDDENFTVKLSPEGIQKRLENVRINDAAIDILNSGRQLTEQEKKEYTDVFKTTTDKVKVLKIMGMWFVDKRDGQMKYRPLGIAAMGPDPAVQGVIGPDGKPIASNDELIDLFWIFYPNARDILANNYVFNRKNSSADLSFDDIINARRFSSVIYKSSGGLGDGTIKDYIPKDADDQLEESNRIKSQILEMENDMWNY from the coding sequence ATGAAAAAATATATTAGCACCCTTTTAGTATTAGTTTCGGGATTTGCATTTTCCCAAACTATTCTGAACGCTTCTTCTCCAGAAGAGTTTAGACAGATGAGAGCGGAGAATAAACAAAAAGTTGGTGATACTATTATTGATAAAACAGTAAAACCTCTTGAATATGGATTTGTTGAAGATAAGGACATTCTTAAGAGTATGTTTGTTTGGGAAATCATTGATATGAATGACAAGATTAATCAGCCATTCTATTATGACAATCCGGACGGTCTTCTTTCTACACCTACAAGATCTCTATATCAGTTACTGTTAGATGCAGCTTTAACCGGTAAAATTGAGCAGGTGTATGATGATGAAAACTTTACTGTGAAACTTTCACCTGAAGGAATACAGAAAAGATTAGAGAATGTGAGAATCAATGATGCCGCAATCGATATCTTAAACTCAGGAAGACAATTAACTGAACAAGAGAAGAAAGAATATACCGACGTATTTAAAACGACTACTGATAAAGTAAAAGTTCTTAAAATAATGGGTATGTGGTTCGTAGATAAGAGAGACGGACAAATGAAATACAGACCTCTTGGTATTGCAGCTATGGGACCAGATCCAGCAGTACAAGGAGTTATAGGACCAGATGGTAAGCCAATTGCAAGCAATGACGAGCTTATTGACCTATTCTGGATTTTCTATCCGAATGCAAGAGATATTTTGGCAAACAATTATGTTTTCAATAGAAAAAACTCTTCTGCAGACCTTTCTTTCGATGATATTATCAATGCAAGAAGATTCTCTTCTGTCATTTATAAATCTTCAGGCGGTTTAGGAGATGGTACTATTAAGGATTATATCCCTAAAGATGCTGATGATCAGCTAGAGGAAAGCAACAGAATCAAGTCGCAGATCCTTGAAATGGAAAATGATATGTGGAATTACTAG
- the porL gene encoding type IX secretion system motor protein PorL/GldL yields the protein MFKTKDAWMNFFYSFGAAIVILGAWLKITHITLGPINGNIALTVGLITEAIIFIIFAFDPPKSEESYAWENVYPELLDKHANPNPLHSNVSSRNNNAAAQFAELENSLSTKLDKMLEDARLDVQLFERLRTGIDKFSSSVDQINQTVDVSASTHKYNDQLNKAAQHMESMNALYAMQLESGKKQAEFATKYVSDMQKSVEHSEKFNQELQGLTSNLNNLNRVYGGMLTAMKS from the coding sequence ATGTTTAAGACTAAAGATGCTTGGATGAATTTCTTCTATTCATTCGGTGCTGCAATTGTAATTCTTGGAGCTTGGCTTAAAATTACTCACATTACCCTGGGACCAATTAACGGTAATATCGCTCTTACTGTAGGGCTTATTACAGAGGCGATTATCTTTATTATTTTCGCATTTGACCCACCAAAATCTGAGGAGTCTTATGCTTGGGAAAATGTTTATCCTGAATTATTGGATAAGCATGCTAACCCAAACCCATTACATTCTAACGTATCTTCTAGAAATAACAACGCTGCAGCTCAATTTGCTGAATTAGAAAACTCTCTTTCTACCAAATTAGATAAAATGCTTGAAGACGCTAGATTAGATGTTCAGTTATTCGAAAGATTAAGAACAGGAATCGATAAATTTTCAAGTTCTGTAGATCAAATTAACCAAACTGTAGACGTTTCTGCTTCTACTCATAAATATAATGATCAGTTGAACAAGGCTGCTCAGCATATGGAAAGTATGAATGCATTATATGCTATGCAATTGGAAAGTGGAAAGAAGCAAGCTGAATTTGCAACTAAATATGTTTCAGATATGCAAAAATCTGTAGAGCATTCTGAGAAATTCAATCAAGAGCTACAAGGTTTAACGTCTAATCTTAATAACTTAAATAGAGTTTATGGTGGTATGCTAACTGCTATGAAATCTTAA
- a CDS encoding SemiSWEET transporter, whose translation MNENLLGIIAGILTSVSMIPQLVKVIREKNVEEISLLMLLVLISGLSLWVWYGFMKDELPIIISNSFAVLVNICLLICYIIYSKKA comes from the coding sequence ATGAATGAAAACCTACTGGGAATAATAGCAGGAATACTGACTTCCGTATCCATGATTCCGCAACTTGTAAAGGTGATCAGGGAAAAAAATGTAGAAGAGATATCCTTGCTTATGCTTTTGGTGCTTATTTCCGGGCTATCATTGTGGGTTTGGTATGGCTTTATGAAGGATGAATTGCCTATTATTATATCAAATTCATTTGCTGTATTGGTTAATATATGTCTTCTGATTTGCTATATTATATACAGTAAAAAAGCATAA
- a CDS encoding META domain-containing protein has translation MKSLYYYLSALFLAVFLVSCQTQTAKKPATTDITGKTWKLTELNGQPIKLKNPKNNPSFKLNMDGMRYEGHAGCNGLGGTFEIKPEIMRIKFNQGMSTMMACEDLDIENQFTKAILAADNYSVNGNTLTLNKARMAPLAKFVLE, from the coding sequence ATGAAAAGCTTATATTATTATTTATCCGCTCTTTTCCTAGCTGTATTTCTAGTTTCTTGCCAGACTCAAACTGCAAAGAAGCCTGCTACAACTGATATTACAGGAAAAACATGGAAATTAACGGAGCTTAATGGCCAGCCGATCAAATTGAAAAATCCAAAAAACAATCCTTCGTTCAAACTTAACATGGACGGAATGAGATATGAAGGTCATGCAGGATGTAATGGTTTGGGAGGTACTTTTGAAATCAAGCCTGAAATCATGAGAATTAAATTCAACCAAGGAATGTCTACCATGATGGCTTGTGAAGATCTGGATATTGAAAACCAGTTTACAAAAGCAATTCTTGCTGCAGACAACTATTCTGTTAACGGGAATACATTAACTTTAAACAAAGCAAGAATGGCTCCTTTAGCTAAATTTGTTCTTGAATAA
- the porM gene encoding type IX secretion system motor protein PorM/GldM: MAQGKQTPRQKMINLMYLVFIAMMALNIDAEIIRSYYDSTRALNDTRTLTEKKNEKIFERTLEAKAQQVPDTYAKPWEDYKVLKTKIDVLVKSAQDIKDLLKKQSEFHDKDPKTGKEIDVSENFAALNNNEATTEYFFKEGDENAPSKNATDLKAKIDDVRNYINATFGKNPQLNDLVERANKSLIAEYPKGKSPNDKTWFQNKFYHQPLIAAISNLEIIQNDARNVQSDALALLLQEKVDASIKFTSYEPIVSGPTDIQAGKQAEIKVMLGNYSNSNKIKISGVSKDENGKGTIAISGSGIGEHKLGGTITLTDATGKAQVFPWTHTYNVIAGPREVKLEKGLLLSADKMNVMYRGLENPVSGSILGADNSKLSLSAPGASVRNTGPGKWIVKPSTGTTVKLTLSGVDPHGKSVSQVFEYRIKNVPPPQGQMRGQNVLSMPATSIPNQSVQAAIPDFDFPVSFNVTQFMVRVPGRAALLIHGNSLNEAAGLIKNLRSGDVVSIFDIKATAQGLEGQQIKNITPIIINVQ, encoded by the coding sequence ATGGCACAAGGAAAACAGACCCCTCGTCAGAAGATGATCAACCTAATGTATTTGGTGTTCATCGCGATGATGGCCCTAAATATTGATGCAGAGATCATCAGATCATATTATGATTCTACCAGAGCGTTAAATGATACAAGAACTTTAACAGAAAAAAAGAACGAAAAGATTTTTGAAAGAACGCTGGAAGCTAAGGCTCAGCAGGTTCCGGATACCTACGCAAAACCTTGGGAAGACTACAAAGTATTGAAGACTAAGATTGATGTATTGGTAAAATCTGCTCAGGATATCAAAGACTTGTTAAAGAAACAATCTGAGTTTCATGACAAAGATCCTAAAACAGGAAAAGAGATAGATGTAAGTGAAAACTTTGCTGCATTGAATAACAATGAAGCAACCACTGAATACTTCTTTAAAGAAGGAGATGAAAATGCACCATCAAAAAATGCTACAGACCTAAAAGCTAAAATTGATGATGTAAGAAATTACATTAATGCTACTTTTGGTAAAAATCCTCAACTTAATGACCTAGTTGAGAGAGCGAATAAGTCTCTTATTGCAGAGTATCCTAAAGGAAAATCTCCAAATGACAAGACTTGGTTCCAAAATAAATTTTATCATCAGCCATTAATTGCTGCAATTTCTAACTTGGAGATTATCCAAAATGATGCCAGAAACGTTCAGTCTGATGCATTGGCATTATTGCTACAAGAAAAAGTAGATGCTAGCATCAAGTTTACAAGCTATGAGCCAATTGTTTCTGGTCCTACAGATATCCAAGCGGGTAAACAGGCAGAAATAAAAGTAATGTTGGGTAACTACTCCAATAGTAACAAGATTAAGATTTCTGGCGTAAGCAAGGATGAGAATGGTAAAGGTACCATTGCAATTTCAGGTTCTGGAATTGGTGAACATAAACTAGGTGGTACAATTACTTTAACAGATGCTACAGGTAAGGCGCAAGTTTTCCCTTGGACACATACCTATAATGTAATCGCAGGCCCTAGAGAAGTAAAACTTGAAAAAGGATTATTACTTTCTGCTGATAAAATGAATGTAATGTATAGAGGACTTGAGAACCCTGTTTCAGGATCAATCTTAGGTGCAGACAATTCTAAACTTTCATTATCAGCTCCGGGAGCTAGTGTAAGAAATACAGGACCTGGTAAATGGATTGTGAAGCCTTCAACAGGTACTACAGTGAAATTGACATTATCTGGAGTAGATCCACACGGTAAATCTGTATCTCAGGTATTTGAATATAGAATTAAGAATGTTCCGCCACCTCAAGGTCAGATGAGAGGTCAGAATGTATTGTCCATGCCGGCAACTTCTATTCCTAATCAATCTGTACAGGCAGCGATTCCTGATTTTGACTTCCCGGTTTCATTCAATGTAACTCAGTTCATGGTAAGAGTACCTGGTAGAGCCGCATTATTGATCCACGGAAATTCATTAAATGAAGCTGCAGGATTAATCAAGAACCTAAGATCTGGAGACGTAGTTTCTATCTTCGATATTAAAGCAACAGCTCAAGGTTTGGAAGGACAACAGATTAAAAACATTACTCCTATAATTATTAATGTTCAATAG
- a CDS encoding NAD(P)/FAD-dependent oxidoreductase: MKNVDYIIVGDGYAGLFFAHQLIKNNKSFVIYSEERKSASLVSAGIINPVVLKKFTTFWKAQEQIDFLKDSLKEIESYTGENYLINAPIHRIFHDENEQKLWLKKSGNEELSNFLDQKFESLNIVKNDFQTGKVNQSARLNVSGFFAGLFSYFEKNAFLMKEKFEYDKLDPSESSYKDFSFKNIIFCEGMGVKNNPYFSEISVNANKGHHIKVKLSQPIPENITIKKKHFLFPTGNGIHFYGGTYDREQLHHHIDDSAVAQLVKGLSEFYPYDFEVEEANFGFRPTVKDRRPIIGRHETFNNLYVFNGLGARGILNGCYFSRDLFRFVEENIPLHDEVSWNRFK, from the coding sequence ATGAAAAATGTAGATTATATTATTGTAGGAGATGGGTATGCCGGACTCTTTTTTGCACACCAGTTAATTAAGAATAACAAGTCATTTGTGATCTATTCTGAAGAGAGGAAAAGTGCCTCTCTGGTTTCTGCGGGGATTATTAATCCCGTTGTTCTTAAGAAGTTTACCACATTCTGGAAAGCACAGGAGCAAATAGATTTTCTTAAAGACAGTCTTAAGGAAATTGAGTCATATACTGGAGAGAATTACCTCATCAATGCTCCAATACACAGAATTTTCCATGATGAGAATGAACAGAAGCTTTGGCTTAAGAAATCAGGAAATGAAGAATTATCAAATTTTTTGGATCAAAAATTTGAGTCTTTAAACATAGTAAAAAATGATTTTCAGACCGGAAAGGTGAATCAGTCTGCCAGATTGAATGTAAGTGGATTTTTCGCAGGTTTATTCAGTTATTTTGAAAAAAATGCCTTTTTGATGAAAGAAAAATTCGAGTATGATAAACTTGACCCATCCGAATCTTCTTATAAAGACTTCAGCTTCAAAAATATTATTTTTTGTGAGGGAATGGGAGTGAAAAATAATCCATACTTTTCTGAAATTTCTGTGAATGCAAATAAAGGTCATCATATAAAAGTCAAGCTTTCTCAGCCAATTCCCGAGAATATAACGATTAAGAAGAAACATTTTCTCTTCCCGACAGGAAATGGTATCCATTTCTATGGCGGAACCTATGACAGAGAGCAGCTTCATCATCATATTGATGACTCTGCGGTTGCTCAATTGGTGAAAGGACTTTCAGAATTTTATCCCTACGATTTTGAAGTGGAGGAGGCTAACTTTGGTTTCAGACCCACTGTAAAAGATAGAAGACCAATTATAGGAAGACACGAAACTTTTAATAATTTGTATGTATTTAACGGATTGGGGGCACGAGGAATATTGAATGGCTGCTATTTTTCAAGGGATTTATTCCGTTTTGTAGAAGAAAATATTCCGCTGCACGATGAAGTTTCATGGAATAGATTTAAGTAA
- the porK gene encoding T9SS ring complex lipoprotein PorK/GldK encodes MKRIFLLLLSASVASVSCSGGGSSSVGKPGTKGELIPREKTKSFVAERPYGMVAIPAGSFVAGLADQDPTNTPEKAALKTVTVSSFFMDEAETTNSEYRVFINYVRDSIARTLLAEAAGEGGDEGGRKGASIGDYAYLAKKEENLTPYQEYMEGQGGREDGSYDASKRLDWKIPLHWSTSKYPDVEYAEVLESLYLPASSRIGNERILDVSKLKYTYRWGDMDAALADNERGANYLKSQSIAIYPDTTVWVKDFHFAYNEPLFEQYFWHKAYKDYPVVGVTWDQARAYCNFRSKLKTDYNESLKRKKQRPLQFRLPTEIEWEYAARGGMQNATYPWGGPYLMDDRGCYLANFKPKRGNYMEDEKKGTYTYTAPVKKFKKNGFGLFDMAGNVSEWTESAYNNSSYGFSSTLNPSTKDKKDTKKSVRGGSWKDIGYALMTGARDWERKDSARSYIGFRTVQDIPEAAVKPRRVNR; translated from the coding sequence ATGAAAAGGATATTTCTTTTATTATTGTCTGCGTCGGTAGCATCGGTATCTTGTTCTGGTGGTGGCAGCTCTTCTGTAGGGAAGCCAGGAACAAAAGGAGAATTGATACCAAGAGAAAAAACAAAATCATTTGTTGCGGAAAGACCATACGGAATGGTTGCAATTCCTGCAGGTTCATTTGTTGCTGGTCTGGCAGATCAGGATCCAACAAATACACCTGAAAAAGCAGCATTGAAGACTGTTACTGTTTCTTCTTTCTTCATGGATGAAGCAGAAACTACCAATTCAGAATACAGGGTATTCATCAACTATGTAAGAGACTCTATTGCGAGAACTCTACTTGCTGAAGCTGCCGGAGAAGGTGGTGATGAAGGAGGGCGTAAAGGAGCTAGCATAGGAGACTATGCATACCTTGCTAAGAAAGAAGAAAACTTAACACCTTATCAAGAATATATGGAAGGCCAGGGTGGCCGAGAAGACGGAAGCTATGATGCAAGCAAAAGATTAGACTGGAAAATTCCTCTACACTGGAGCACATCAAAATATCCGGACGTAGAATACGCGGAAGTTTTAGAATCTCTGTATCTACCTGCTTCTTCAAGAATCGGAAATGAAAGAATTTTAGATGTAAGTAAACTTAAGTATACTTACCGTTGGGGAGATATGGATGCTGCACTTGCAGATAATGAAAGAGGAGCCAATTACCTAAAGAGTCAAAGTATTGCGATTTATCCTGATACGACTGTTTGGGTAAAGGATTTCCACTTTGCTTACAATGAGCCATTATTCGAACAATATTTCTGGCACAAGGCTTACAAAGACTACCCGGTAGTTGGGGTAACCTGGGATCAGGCAAGAGCTTACTGTAACTTCAGATCTAAATTGAAAACAGATTACAACGAAAGTTTAAAAAGAAAAAAACAAAGACCATTGCAGTTCCGTCTTCCTACCGAAATAGAATGGGAATATGCTGCAAGAGGAGGAATGCAAAATGCTACTTACCCTTGGGGAGGTCCATATCTAATGGATGATAGAGGTTGCTACCTGGCAAACTTTAAACCGAAGAGAGGTAACTACATGGAAGACGAGAAAAAAGGTACTTATACATATACAGCTCCAGTTAAGAAATTTAAGAAAAATGGATTTGGGTTATTTGATATGGCTGGAAACGTTTCTGAATGGACAGAATCTGCATACAACAATTCTTCATATGGATTCTCTTCTACATTAAATCCTTCTACTAAAGATAAAAAGGATACTAAGAAATCTGTAAGAGGTGGATCTTGGAAAGATATAGGATATGCGTTAATGACGGGGGCCAGAGATTGGGAAAGAAAAGATTCAGCAAGAAGCTATATCGGATTTAGAACTGTACAGGATATTCCTGAAGCAGCTGTTAAGCCAAGAAGAGTTAACAGATAA